The Plasmodium coatneyi strain Hackeri chromosome 11, complete sequence DNA segment cccCAAACGAATAGCGCAGGAAGCGCGTATGCCACGTCTGTTCGGCGATCACACCAGTGcgacttaaaaaaatacccACCAGCATGAGTAGTTGCATTGGTTAATGGGAGATActgcaaaaaggaagtagTTTTAAGAAGGGCTTTGGGAGATACTAAAGTTAGTTTATTCTACGTACGTATCTCCTGCAGCATattaattaacaaaaaaaagaaaaaaaataaaatgaggaatgaacaaaaaatgcaTAGCGTGTGGACATCAAATGTGCAAATTAAAAgaggtctttttttttaaaaggtaaaaatggctGTTTAACatgtgcagtttttttttttttttttcaagggtgaaaatggctagctattTCGTGCCTTTTGCCTGAACGGCAAGgcatttttattccattttgcgGAATTATTTTCCGTTTATTCGGTTCATTTGGTTTATTCGGCTTATTCTGttttatcaattttttcccctcctttggAAGCCTTTACGTTACGACGTGTCGAACCAGAAAACCACCCCAACGATGAGGTACGCCGTGATCAGGAGAGCGCCTTCCAGCCAGTTGCTCTCCCCGTCTTGCACAATTGCCATGGTGACAATGACAGAAATTACCAAAATGACACTGGAGAGGGGCGAAAAGGCGAGGGTCATGGGTTGATTTAAAACCCAGCCAAAAAGTACAGTAACTGGGACAACGAACAGAGCAATCTGTGCAGAGGATCCAACAGCTACCCCCATCGTTAAGTCGACTTTATTCTTTATAGCCACTGTAACGGCTGTTAAATGTTCCGTGGCGTTACCAACTacgggaagaagaataacgCCAATAAAATTTTCAGATATGTTGTAATACTTGACAACTGCTTCGATGGTGGTAATGAGGTATTCCGAGTGGACACTTACAAGGACGGTTattatgattaaaaaaatggatcctGCAAGGACGGATAGCTGTGGCTCTTCTTCAGTCATTTCTTTGTCTTGAAATAGtgatatatgtgtgtacaattgAAACAGCAGAAATAAGCAGTAGGTTATAAAGATTAAAACTGCCGTTATTCTGGATACTTTTAAAAGTACTTCAACGTTATTATTTGTGGTAACTGATGAGACGGTTGGAATGGTTATGGCCAGACTGGACAGGAGTAACAAGGAGGTACTGCACGttgctcctttttcattaaatttttgcacatgaTGGTATAGGCCGCCAGCGAAGAAAGACATCCCAAGGACTAGCAGCAAATTGGACAGTATACTCCCTAGCAATGTCCCCTGAACGACATTTATTAATCCAGCGTTTAAGGCTTGAATGGAAAATATCATT contains these protein-coding regions:
- a CDS encoding Calcium antiporter, with translation MVMGRVRATSYVRRTISQPLNKNVAPIKNSKSTTGLNDTNLIRNKNLHLQLLCNNKTPNGGIDDDLEQNFGYRDIGAYYSLRKSDITGIYNMLKTKLNIFLIFVPIGIISYLIGCKDIYIFFFNFMALIPLSALMGHVTEDLALHTGEIIGGLLNATFGNLMEMIFSIQALNAGLINVVQGTLLGSILSNLLLVLGMSFFAGGLYHHVQKFNEKGATCSTSLLLLSSLAITIPTVSSVTTNNNVEVLLKVSRITAVLIFITYCLFLLFQLYTHISLFQDKEMTEEEPQLSVLAGSIFLIIITVLVSVHSEYLITTIEAVVKYYNISENFIGVILLPVVGNATEHLTAVTVAIKNKVDLTMGVAVGSSAQIALFVVPVTVLFGWVLNQPMTLAFSPLSSVILVISVIVTMAIVQDGESNWLEGALLITAYLIVGVVFWFDTS